In a genomic window of Telopea speciosissima isolate NSW1024214 ecotype Mountain lineage chromosome 5, Tspe_v1, whole genome shotgun sequence:
- the LOC122663124 gene encoding probable glucan endo-1,3-beta-glucosidase A6 produces MILQSLSHTDVPVAVSVSECQLYEVSSSILMAESWVRTHVLTYFPSTQISTIVVGNAVLCHRDHEENWGLVLPSLKNIYYSLVRWGLEKEIKMSASFSSDCLNLNSNTFRDELTANLINPLLGFLLKSNSTYCVSPTADFSPLSSETTDLVSAHFESIKNLGPFQMNGFNVVLCTQEK; encoded by the coding sequence ATGATTCTTCAAAGCTTGTCTCACACTGATGTCCCTGTTGCTGTCTCCGTGAGTGAATGCCAACTTTATGAGGTTTCTTCGAGCATTTTAATGGCAGAAAGCTGGGTCAGGACCCATGTTCTGACCTACTTCCCTTCGACCCAAATCAGCACCATTGTGGTGGGAAATGCTGTCCTTTGCCACAGAGATCATGAGGAGAATTGGGGTTTGGTTCTGCCATCTCTGAAGAACATTTACTACTCCCTCGTCAGATGGGGCTTGGAGAAAGAAATCAAGATGTCGGCTTCGTTTTCTAGTGACTGTTTAAATCTAAATTCCAACACATTTAGAGATGAACTAACCGCGAATCTTATCAATCCTCTGTTAGGTTTTCTTCTTAAATCCAACTCAACCTACTGTGTCAGCCCAACTGCAGATTTTTCACCATTGTCATCTGAAACTACAGACTTGGTTTCTGCTCACTTTGAATCCATCAAAAATCTTGGGCCATTTCAGATGAATGGGTTTAATGTCGTCCTTTGCACCCAAGAAAAATAG
- the LOC122662542 gene encoding caffeoyl-CoA O-methyltransferase 1-like → MATNGEEQQQQQTTQAGRHSEVGHKSLLQSDALYQYILETSVYPREPESMKELREVTAKHPWNLMTTSADEGQFLNLLLKLINAKNTMEIGVYTGYSLLATALALPEDGKILAMDINRENFELGLPSIQKAGVAHKIDFREGPALPVLDQLLEDGKHGTFDFVFVDADKDNYLNYHKRLIDLVKIGGVIGYDNTLWNGSVVAPPDAPLRKYVRYYRDFVMELNKALAVDPRIEICQLPVGDGITICRRIS, encoded by the exons ATGGCGACTAATGGAgaggaacaacaacaacaacaaaccaCTCAAGCAGGTAGGCATTCGGAAGTTGGCCACAAGAGTCTTCTCCAGAGCGATGCCCTCTACCAG TACATACTTGAAACCAGTGTGTACCCAAGGGAGCCAGAGTCAATGAAAGAGCTTCGTGAAGTGACAGCCAAGCACCCATG GAACCTCATGACCACCTCTGCAGACGAAGGTCAGTTCTTGAACTTACTCCTCAAACTCATCAACgccaagaacactatggagaTCGGTGTTTACACTGGATACTCTCTCCTCGCCACTGCTCTTGCTCTCCCTGAAGATGGAAAG ATTCTGGCCATGGACATCAACCGGGAGAACTTCGAATTGGGTCTGCCCAGTATTCAAAAGGCTGGAGTAGCTCACAAGATTGATTTCAGGGAAGGCCCTGCTTTGCCCGTTCTGGATCAATTGCTCGAGGAT GGGAAGCATGGAACATTCGATTTCGTCTTTGTGGATGCAGACAAGGACAATTATCTGAACTATCACAAGAGACTGATAGATCTGGTTAAGATCGGAGGTGTGATCGGTTACGATAATACTCTCTGGAACGGATCGGTGGTGGCGCCGCCAGATGCTCCGCTCCGTAAGTATGTCAGGTATTACAGAGATTTCGTGATGGAACTCAACAAAGCCCTTGCTGTCGACCCAAGAATCGAGATCTGCCAACTGCCCGTCGGCGATGGAATCACCATTTGCCGTCGTATCAGTTGA